One window of Phycisphaeraceae bacterium genomic DNA carries:
- the rpoB gene encoding DNA-directed RNA polymerase subunit beta has translation MLATTPVANVRNFAKRGDGMEIPDLTKLQSDGYKRFLQLDKGPEERDALIGLESLLKEIFPIKSYDETMSLEYLTYVLEEPRYTPDECRELRLTYGRPFRIAVRLKREGKPDMPEEDIYLGEFPIMMGGGEFIVNGAERVIVSQLHRSPGVDFSIVSSEGDRPLHSTRIIPERGSWIELEVTKKDVLAMRIDQSTKLAATTFLRCLDESVAPTDRLLSLFYEVTAIPADKIRAEHWAAETVIDKETGEELVHVGRQIGEQAEAINNSNLKNVKVIQNPSDVLILNTIAEEKLEQFAEFAETDYERALVKLYTKLRPGNPPQVEKAKALFAEKFFDDNRYRLGRVGRFRINRKFDLNVPEDMMFLRSEDFLRVIQYVLDLRSNRPDPKTGRPVAQVDDIDHLGNRRLRTLDELAVEELRKGFLKLKRTVQERMSVKDPNELAKIADLVNSKSISSAIDFFFGRSELSQVVDQTNPLSSLVHERRLSALGPGGLNRKRAGFEVRDVHISHYGRICPIETPEGTNIGLIASLGIYSSIDDYGFLRTAYREVKNGELSGKTVHLRADEEMQKVLAPTDALDEKGRLKKGAILARVAGELAETDSAKVDYVDISPKQVVGISAALIPFLEHDDANRALMGSNMQRQAVPLVKVDPPCVGTGVEKAVGHNTGMVVKAKNAGTVTYVDAERIIIDNSDEYVLRKFVGLNERTCQNQKPIVKPGQKVTKGQVIADGASTRQGELALGKSILVAFNTFDGYNFEDAIVINEKLVKDDTFTSIHIDAFDVEIRETKLGREEFTRDIPNVSEKMLRNLDEQGIIRLGARVGPGDILVGKVSPKSKTELTPEEKLLHAIFGRAGEDVKNDSLEVPAGVEGIVIGANKFSRRLHMNEEQKKQLKKDIADYEKLMDDKAILLFKEMTQKINDLMGTPMVDPNTRQKVGASDIPEVILEQVKTFDIKWAKGSKEAREQAEVVHRQFWPRIKGLEAEKGRKVAHMKRGDELPTGVLEMVKVYIATKRTLSVGDKMAGRHGNKGVIARIVPEEDMPFLEDGTSVEVLLNPLGVPSRMNVGQILETHVGWAARVLGFQAITPVFDGAVEQQVHEAIDEANKSVETRLANYESTATWPQPRELLAKMPRGGKVQLFDGRTGEPFNQRTTVGYMYMLKLHHLVDDKIHARATGPYSLITQQPLGGKARTGGQRFGEMEVWALEAYGSAYVLQELLTVKSDDVEGRTKIYESMVKGTNKLEAGMPVAFDVLCNELKGLGLNVTLEKKKLEGGSLL, from the coding sequence ATGCTCGCGACGACTCCTGTCGCGAACGTGCGCAACTTCGCCAAGCGCGGCGACGGGATGGAAATTCCCGACCTCACCAAACTGCAATCGGACGGCTACAAGCGATTCCTTCAATTGGACAAGGGACCCGAAGAGCGCGACGCGCTCATCGGCCTCGAGTCGCTTTTGAAAGAGATCTTCCCGATCAAATCGTACGACGAGACGATGAGCCTCGAGTACCTGACGTACGTGCTCGAAGAGCCGCGCTACACGCCCGACGAGTGCCGCGAACTCCGCCTCACCTACGGCCGCCCGTTCCGAATCGCCGTGCGCCTCAAGCGCGAGGGCAAGCCGGACATGCCGGAAGAGGACATCTATCTGGGCGAATTCCCGATCATGATGGGCGGCGGCGAGTTCATCGTGAACGGGGCCGAGCGCGTCATCGTCAGCCAGTTGCATCGCTCGCCCGGTGTCGATTTTTCGATCGTTTCCAGCGAAGGCGACCGCCCGCTCCACTCGACGCGCATCATCCCCGAGCGCGGCTCGTGGATCGAACTCGAGGTCACCAAGAAAGACGTTCTGGCGATGCGCATCGACCAGAGCACCAAGCTTGCCGCGACCACATTCCTTCGCTGCCTCGATGAATCGGTCGCGCCGACCGACCGCCTGCTCTCGCTCTTCTACGAGGTCACCGCGATTCCGGCCGACAAGATCCGCGCCGAGCACTGGGCCGCGGAGACCGTGATCGACAAGGAAACCGGCGAAGAACTCGTGCACGTCGGGCGCCAGATCGGCGAACAGGCCGAGGCGATCAACAACAGCAACCTCAAGAACGTGAAGGTGATCCAGAACCCCAGCGACGTGCTCATCCTGAACACGATCGCGGAAGAAAAGCTCGAGCAATTCGCCGAGTTCGCCGAGACCGATTACGAGCGAGCGCTCGTCAAGCTGTACACCAAGCTCCGCCCGGGCAACCCGCCGCAGGTCGAGAAAGCCAAAGCGCTCTTCGCCGAGAAGTTCTTTGACGACAATCGCTACCGCCTCGGTCGCGTCGGGCGCTTCCGCATCAACCGCAAGTTCGACCTGAACGTGCCGGAAGACATGATGTTCCTTCGCAGCGAGGACTTCCTCCGCGTCATCCAGTACGTGCTCGATCTGCGCTCCAACCGGCCCGACCCCAAGACCGGCCGCCCGGTCGCGCAGGTGGACGACATCGATCACCTCGGCAACCGGCGTCTCCGCACGCTCGATGAACTCGCGGTCGAAGAGCTCCGCAAGGGTTTCCTCAAGCTCAAGCGCACCGTGCAGGAGCGCATGAGCGTCAAGGATCCGAACGAACTTGCCAAGATCGCCGACCTTGTGAACAGCAAGAGCATCTCGAGCGCGATCGACTTCTTCTTTGGTCGCTCCGAACTGTCGCAGGTCGTCGACCAGACCAACCCGCTCTCGAGTCTCGTGCACGAGCGTCGTCTCTCGGCGCTTGGACCGGGTGGTCTCAACCGCAAGCGCGCCGGCTTCGAGGTGCGCGACGTACACATCTCGCACTACGGCCGCATCTGCCCGATCGAAACGCCCGAAGGCACCAACATCGGTCTTATCGCGTCGCTTGGCATCTACAGCAGCATCGACGACTACGGCTTCCTCCGCACCGCGTACCGCGAAGTGAAGAACGGCGAGCTTTCGGGCAAGACCGTTCACCTCCGCGCCGACGAAGAGATGCAGAAGGTGCTCGCCCCGACCGACGCGCTCGACGAGAAGGGCCGCCTCAAGAAAGGCGCGATTCTCGCCCGCGTTGCCGGCGAACTCGCCGAGACCGACAGCGCGAAGGTCGATTACGTCGACATCTCGCCCAAGCAGGTCGTCGGTATTTCCGCGGCACTCATCCCCTTCCTCGAGCACGACGACGCCAACCGCGCGCTGATGGGTTCGAACATGCAGCGCCAGGCGGTGCCGCTGGTGAAGGTCGATCCTCCGTGCGTGGGCACCGGCGTCGAAAAGGCGGTCGGCCACAACACGGGCATGGTCGTCAAAGCCAAGAACGCCGGCACGGTGACTTACGTCGATGCCGAGCGCATCATCATCGACAACTCCGATGAATACGTGCTCCGCAAGTTCGTCGGTCTCAACGAGCGCACGTGCCAGAACCAGAAGCCGATCGTCAAGCCCGGTCAGAAAGTGACCAAGGGCCAGGTCATCGCCGACGGCGCGAGCACACGTCAGGGCGAACTTGCGCTCGGCAAGAGCATCCTCGTCGCGTTCAACACTTTCGACGGCTACAACTTCGAAGACGCGATCGTCATCAACGAGAAGCTCGTCAAGGACGACACCTTCACCAGCATCCACATCGATGCGTTCGACGTTGAGATTCGCGAGACCAAGCTCGGTCGCGAAGAGTTCACCCGCGACATTCCCAATGTCAGTGAGAAGATGCTCCGCAACCTCGACGAGCAGGGGATCATCCGGCTGGGCGCTCGTGTCGGCCCAGGCGACATCCTCGTCGGCAAAGTCAGCCCCAAGAGCAAGACCGAACTGACCCCGGAAGAGAAACTGCTGCACGCGATCTTCGGTCGCGCCGGCGAAGATGTGAAGAACGATTCGCTCGAAGTGCCCGCGGGCGTCGAGGGCATCGTGATCGGCGCCAACAAGTTCAGTCGCCGCCTCCACATGAACGAGGAGCAGAAGAAGCAGCTGAAAAAGGACATCGCCGACTACGAAAAGCTGATGGACGATAAAGCCATCCTTCTCTTCAAGGAGATGACGCAGAAGATCAATGACCTCATGGGCACGCCCATGGTCGATCCGAACACGCGTCAGAAAGTCGGTGCGAGCGATATCCCCGAGGTCATCCTGGAACAGGTCAAGACCTTCGACATTAAGTGGGCCAAGGGCAGCAAGGAAGCACGCGAGCAGGCGGAAGTTGTGCACCGCCAGTTCTGGCCCCGCATCAAGGGGCTCGAAGCCGAAAAGGGCCGCAAGGTCGCGCACATGAAGCGAGGCGACGAGCTGCCTACCGGCGTGCTCGAAATGGTGAAGGTCTACATCGCCACCAAGCGCACGCTCTCTGTCGGCGACAAGATGGCTGGTCGCCACGGCAACAAGGGCGTCATCGCCCGCATCGTGCCGGAAGAAGACATGCCGTTCCTCGAGGACGGAACGTCGGTCGAAGTGCTTCTCAATCCGCTGGGCGTGCCGAGCCGCATGAACGTCGGTCAGATTCTCGAGACGCACGTCGGCTGGGCGGCGCGCGTGCTCGGGTTCCAGGCGATCACGCCGGTCTTCGACGGCGCGGTCGAGCAGCAGGTGCACGAGGCGATCGACGAAGCGAACAAGAGCGTCGAGACGCGTCTCGCGAACTATGAGTCGACCGCGACGTGGCCGCAGCCCCGCGAGCTTCTGGCCAAGATGCCGCGCGGCGGGAAAGTTCAGTTGTTCGATGGCCGCACCGGCGAGCCGTTCAATCAGCGAACCACCGTGGGCTACATGTACATGCTCAAACTGCACCACCTCGTGGACGACAAGATCCACGCGCGTGCGACGGGCCCGTACTCGCTCATCACGCAGCAACCGCTCGGCGGCAAGGCCCGCACCGGCGGCCAGCGCTTCGGCGAAATGGAAGTGTGGGCGCTCGAGGCGTACGGCTCGGCGTACGTGCTGCAGGAGCTGCTCACGGTCAAGTCGGACGATGTTGAAGGCCGCACCAAGATTTACGAGAGCATGGTGAAGGGCACGAACAAGCTCGAGGCGGGCATGCCCGTCGCGTTCGACGTGCTCTGCAACGAACTCAAGGGTCTGGGTCTGAACGTGACGCTTGAGAAGAAGAAGTTGGAGGGTGGGAGTCTGCTGTAA